In a single window of the Lebetimonas sp. JH292 genome:
- a CDS encoding NuoM family protein: MVAVDIIFAPIFLSVLVYYLTKSTPQYTKYIALGWFIVEFFIAFSWYKDLPQVGFLELGNYLNVPQFGFDLTLRVDALSIAMLLLTSALLILVVFTSWEEKNQAAYFSLLIMFSGPIFGVFMTTNVLWFFIFWELTLVPMYFLVGIWGGEKRIYAAIKFFLFTHVFAMFMFVGFFLLFKQTGYWDLTLIKEAALTTPALIWWLMFLGFAAKLPVFPLHTWLPVAHVEAPSSISVLLAGVLLKMGAYGLIRFTVELMPAATKEFAIWMVIIGLTTTLFAGMLAIFERHIKRMVAYSSISHMGLVVVAVSTMTYDGLSAALYEMIGHALVISPLFLIAGWLHHKTHTWYMDEMGGIMKYAPYASAIFILAGMAALGLPGTMGFVGELTIIVSAIKAYGWWIAIIALGSLISAGYIIWAVRRSIHGEASDTVIKSDFSMTIAEKFALAVFAVLIVYFGINPQPIFDLANQAFGFLGGM, encoded by the coding sequence ATGGTAGCGGTAGATATTATTTTTGCGCCGATATTTTTATCGGTATTAGTTTATTATTTGACAAAATCAACTCCACAATATACAAAATATATAGCACTCGGCTGGTTTATTGTGGAATTTTTTATTGCGTTTAGCTGGTATAAAGATTTGCCTCAGGTTGGATTTTTGGAGCTTGGAAATTATTTAAACGTTCCTCAGTTTGGGTTTGATTTGACACTTAGGGTTGATGCTTTGAGTATTGCAATGCTGCTTTTAACATCAGCTTTATTGATTCTTGTTGTATTTACGTCCTGGGAAGAAAAAAACCAAGCGGCATATTTTAGTTTGCTCATTATGTTCAGCGGTCCTATTTTCGGTGTTTTTATGACCACTAATGTATTATGGTTTTTTATTTTCTGGGAATTGACTTTGGTTCCGATGTATTTTCTTGTAGGAATTTGGGGAGGAGAAAAAAGAATATATGCTGCAATAAAATTTTTCCTCTTTACACACGTTTTTGCAATGTTTATGTTTGTAGGATTTTTTCTTTTATTCAAACAGACAGGATACTGGGATTTAACATTAATCAAAGAGGCGGCACTTACTACACCAGCACTTATATGGTGGCTGATGTTTTTAGGATTTGCAGCGAAGCTGCCCGTGTTTCCACTTCATACGTGGCTTCCTGTCGCACACGTAGAAGCGCCTAGTTCAATTTCTGTATTATTGGCAGGAGTTTTACTTAAAATGGGTGCTTACGGGCTTATCAGATTTACTGTTGAGCTTATGCCTGCAGCTACAAAAGAGTTTGCTATTTGGATGGTAATTATAGGGCTTACAACAACACTTTTTGCAGGTATGCTTGCCATATTTGAAAGACATATTAAAAGAATGGTTGCTTATTCTTCAATATCACATATGGGTCTTGTTGTGGTTGCTGTTTCTACTATGACATATGACGGGCTTAGTGCGGCTTTATATGAAATGATAGGGCATGCTCTTGTTATATCACCATTGTTTTTAATTGCAGGATGGTTGCATCATAAAACACATACTTGGTATATGGATGAAATGGGAGGTATTATGAAATATGCGCCATATGCTTCCGCAATATTTATTTTAGCCGGTATGGCAGCTTTAGGACTTCCAGGAACAATGGGATTTGTAGGTGAACTTACAATTATAGTTTCCGCTATTAAAGCCTATGGCTGGTGGATAGCAATAATTGCTTTGGGAAGTTTGATAAGTGCCGGTTATATAATTTGGGCTGTAAGACGTTCGATTCACGGCGAAGCATCAGACACGGTAATAAAATCCGATTTTTCAATGACTATTGCAGAAAAATTTGCTTTGGCAGTTTTTGCCGTTTTAATTGTTTATTTTGGAATAAATCCACAGCCTATTTTTGATTTGGCAAATCAAGCATTCGGCTTTCTTGGAGGTATGTAA
- a CDS encoding NADH-quinone oxidoreductase subunit L produces MNNAVNILLYAPFIGAVLAYVLGKLKQPLAFWVAEVTGAILFLASIVIFLTHSGSPINIDYTWIHYGEINLPFGIYIDHLSIVMLLIATGLGFADIHFAHDYMGSDPDQPRYYAKVLFFIGGMILLVITKDLIGAFVGWEFMGLASYALISFWYYKKSAANAGMQAFLYTRFGDIFILAAIGLLYYYVGTVNLVELNHLADAGEINKTVALVAALFIFMGAIGKSGQFPLYPWLMNAMEGPTTVSALIHGATMVNSGIYIVARLFDFYAYTDALYVVANVAALSAFIGSTSALVQKEIKKILAYSTMSHLSIAFVGLGVGSLAAGMMHLVNHAIFKALLFLSAGAIIYISHHTKDAWKLGGLVKKAPYIALFMAMGSLSLAGVPPFSGFFSKEMVVTAAWLHGNEFTKIFVTIAALLSIAYITRLWILVFLGEPRNEDIAGSVHKPSNLWIRLPLGILAFITLIIAIWQSNIVHYITGEAGVEEHIAWLGIFMLTTMFVIFLIVVGLYVKGLNLLYKIGSHHFVQTIHQILFNGYYVEAMITWVSKNIIVNALAASARWFDTYVVDYIVDGSVPTSYRIYKIFRIGHTGKIGTYMGQMVIGVAIIVLAILIIVKGL; encoded by the coding sequence ATGAATAATGCAGTAAACATTTTATTATACGCTCCGTTTATCGGTGCAGTATTGGCGTATGTTTTAGGTAAACTAAAACAGCCTCTGGCTTTTTGGGTAGCAGAAGTTACAGGTGCAATATTGTTTTTGGCAAGTATTGTTATATTTTTAACACATTCAGGCTCTCCTATAAATATTGATTATACATGGATTCATTACGGTGAAATTAATTTGCCTTTTGGAATTTATATAGACCATCTTTCCATTGTAATGCTTTTGATAGCGACCGGTCTTGGGTTTGCTGATATTCATTTTGCACATGATTATATGGGAAGTGATCCGGACCAACCGAGATATTACGCAAAAGTATTGTTTTTTATAGGCGGGATGATACTGCTTGTAATTACAAAAGATTTGATAGGCGCGTTTGTCGGCTGGGAATTTATGGGTCTTGCAAGTTATGCTTTAATCAGTTTCTGGTATTATAAAAAATCTGCTGCTAATGCAGGTATGCAAGCATTTTTATATACAAGATTTGGTGATATATTTATTTTAGCAGCAATTGGACTACTTTATTATTATGTAGGAACAGTTAATTTAGTAGAGCTAAATCATTTAGCAGATGCAGGAGAGATTAATAAAACAGTTGCGCTGGTTGCAGCTCTTTTTATTTTTATGGGTGCAATCGGTAAATCAGGGCAGTTTCCATTATATCCTTGGCTAATGAATGCAATGGAAGGTCCTACTACAGTTTCAGCTCTTATCCATGGTGCTACAATGGTTAACAGCGGTATTTATATAGTGGCAAGACTTTTTGATTTTTATGCTTATACAGATGCGTTATATGTTGTGGCAAATGTTGCCGCTCTTTCGGCATTTATAGGCTCAACTTCTGCTCTTGTACAAAAAGAGATTAAAAAAATACTCGCTTATTCAACAATGTCACATCTTTCAATTGCTTTTGTAGGCCTTGGAGTCGGAAGTTTGGCTGCCGGAATGATGCATTTGGTAAATCATGCTATTTTTAAAGCGTTATTGTTCTTAAGTGCAGGTGCTATTATATATATTTCCCATCACACAAAAGATGCATGGAAACTGGGGGGATTAGTAAAAAAAGCTCCTTATATAGCCTTGTTTATGGCCATGGGCTCACTTTCTTTGGCGGGGGTTCCTCCGTTTAGCGGATTTTTTTCAAAAGAAATGGTTGTAACGGCAGCATGGCTTCACGGAAATGAATTTACTAAAATTTTTGTAACAATAGCGGCGCTTCTTTCAATCGCTTATATTACAAGACTTTGGATTTTGGTTTTCTTGGGAGAACCGAGAAATGAAGATATAGCGGGAAGCGTACATAAACCAAGTAATTTGTGGATTAGACTGCCTCTTGGAATATTGGCTTTTATAACACTTATTATTGCTATTTGGCAAAGTAATATAGTACATTATATTACAGGAGAAGCTGGTGTAGAAGAGCATATAGCCTGGCTTGGTATATTTATGCTTACAACTATGTTTGTTATTTTCTTAATTGTTGTGGGGCTTTATGTAAAAGGACTGAACTTACTTTATAAAATAGGGTCCCACCATTTTGTGCAGACAATTCATCAAATTCTATTCAACGGTTATTATGTGGAGGCGATGATTACCTGGGTTAGCAAAAATATAATAGTAAATGCCCTTGCGGCATCTGCAAGATGGTTTGACACTTATGTTGTCGATTATATTGTTGACGGGAGCGTCCCTACAAGTTACAGAATTTATAAAATCTTCAGAATAGGGCATACTGGTAAAATAGGAACATATATGGGACAAATGGTTATCGGTGTTGCAATTATTGTATTGGCAATCTTAATAATTGTAAAGGGTCTGTGA
- a CDS encoding NADH-quinone oxidoreductase subunit K, with amino-acid sequence MVNFYIDAFFALMLFGVGLYGVTSKSDFLKIFFSLEMLLNAVILLLASAAYHFGFTRCLAVAYVIIVIATLEAAAGILIFILSSRMTGEIIPDNLDKAVRDE; translated from the coding sequence ATGGTTAATTTTTATATTGACGCTTTTTTTGCGCTTATGCTTTTTGGCGTAGGATTATACGGTGTTACAAGTAAAAGTGATTTTTTAAAAATATTTTTTTCTCTTGAAATGCTTTTAAATGCGGTAATTCTGCTTTTGGCAAGTGCGGCGTATCATTTTGGATTTACAAGATGTTTGGCCGTAGCTTATGTAATTATAGTTATTGCCACACTTGAAGCGGCAGCAGGTATTTTGATATTTATATTAAGTTCAAGGATGACAGGCGAAATAATACCTGATAACCTGGATAAGGCGGTGAGAGATGAATAA
- a CDS encoding NADH-quinone oxidoreductase subunit J — protein MSFVTMMFLLGIYYIGMGEKFLGLFQIFVYTGGIVVLTLFGVTVIGAKFPEFKIRPWAVAVVTFVLIGLVIIPFLMPEISNAGKPIPLEEQVKVFTDFYAEIAIFTGVVGASILYGSIRMLYTLKHEKE, from the coding sequence ATGTCATTTGTTACGATGATGTTTTTACTCGGTATATATTATATAGGAATGGGTGAAAAATTTTTAGGACTTTTCCAAATATTTGTATATACCGGGGGGATTGTTGTTTTAACACTTTTCGGTGTGACGGTTATAGGGGCTAAATTTCCTGAATTTAAAATTAGGCCGTGGGCTGTTGCGGTTGTTACGTTTGTTTTGATAGGGTTGGTGATAATTCCGTTTTTAATGCCTGAAATTTCAAATGCCGGCAAGCCTATACCTCTTGAAGAACAGGTAAAGGTGTTTACCGATTTTTATGCTGAAATAGCGATTTTTACAGGTGTAGTGGGAGCAAGCATATTATATGGAAGTATTAGAATGCTGTACACTCTAAAACATGAAAAGGAATAA
- a CDS encoding 4Fe-4S binding protein, which translates to MLFQISERVLRVLKAVTEPREAIKDVVKEPAHKSSVFRGRHVVRYDICTGCDACNKICPVDAIKMKPLPIKRPNKVPEVNLAICIFCGLCEDVCPTKPEKAIKLSGGDIEMITQNGTHDTLENFWVRADVPEEWIEKKKKEEEEKARKKAEMLAKKKAEAEAKKRRQKLKLKNKSLKLQKERKNEYTDFIFGISPCCYESNTKKYRGCRDVICYDDVFTRYILYRNG; encoded by the coding sequence ATGTTATTCCAGATTAGCGAAAGAGTATTAAGGGTTTTAAAAGCAGTAACCGAGCCGAGAGAGGCCATTAAAGATGTGGTAAAAGAACCGGCTCACAAATCTTCCGTTTTCAGGGGAAGGCATGTTGTAAGATATGATATATGTACCGGATGCGATGCATGTAATAAAATTTGTCCTGTAGACGCTATTAAAATGAAACCGCTTCCTATTAAAAGACCGAATAAAGTACCGGAAGTAAATTTAGCTATTTGTATTTTTTGCGGTTTATGTGAAGATGTGTGCCCTACCAAACCTGAAAAAGCCATTAAACTTTCAGGCGGGGATATAGAAATGATAACTCAAAACGGAACACACGACACTCTTGAAAATTTCTGGGTAAGGGCTGACGTGCCGGAAGAGTGGATTGAAAAGAAGAAAAAAGAAGAAGAGGAAAAAGCAAGAAAAAAAGCTGAGATGCTGGCTAAAAAGAAGGCAGAAGCTGAAGCTAAAAAAAGAAGGCAGAAGCTGAAGCTAAAAAACAAGAGTCTGAAGCTCCAAAAGGAGAGGAAAAATGAGTATACTGATTTTATTTTTGGCATTAGTCCTTGCTGTTATGAGTCTAACACAAAAAAATACCGTGGGTGCCGTGATGTCATTTGTTACGATGATGTTTTTACTCGGTATATATTATATAGGAATGGGTGA
- a CDS encoding complex I subunit 1 family protein — MGIGEILFYIFVFPGFIFLLCWTFFIFYFSRKALAYVHKRVGPHFNGPAGSLQTVYDVFKLLVKESVTPKSADPYLFNIIPIIAPLVAALPVFLIPWSPLVNNGHGIIDTNYGVLGLVVLIGVEPFLLFLTGFGSNNKYSLLGGMRILSQMLSMESPFFLASLSPAVLFGTMNLYEIMESNTWLTTLILLPGAIIYIIAMLGILEQPPFNIPDAEQEIVYGFYTEYSGTNYILLKFAGFTEILVVSASAVVLFFGGYRGLGFESFWWLFIKIVLIAIMVVAIRASNPRLRLDQMLKFTWSWLTPMAILNLVWVTFARIYILGA, encoded by the coding sequence ATGGGAATAGGTGAAATACTTTTTTATATTTTTGTGTTTCCTGGATTTATATTTTTACTTTGCTGGACTTTTTTTATTTTTTATTTTTCAAGAAAAGCTCTGGCTTATGTTCATAAAAGAGTGGGTCCTCATTTTAACGGGCCTGCCGGCAGCTTACAAACAGTATATGATGTGTTTAAACTTTTGGTAAAAGAAAGTGTTACTCCTAAAAGTGCTGATCCGTATCTTTTTAATATTATTCCCATAATTGCCCCTTTGGTGGCTGCACTTCCCGTGTTTTTAATTCCATGGAGTCCTTTGGTTAATAACGGGCATGGGATTATAGATACAAATTACGGAGTTTTGGGACTTGTTGTATTAATAGGGGTTGAACCGTTTTTACTGTTCCTTACAGGTTTTGGAAGTAATAACAAATATTCTCTTCTTGGAGGGATGAGAATACTTTCACAAATGTTGTCAATGGAATCGCCGTTTTTTCTTGCTTCACTCTCACCGGCAGTTCTTTTTGGAACTATGAATTTATATGAAATTATGGAAAGTAACACATGGCTTACTACATTGATTTTACTGCCGGGTGCGATTATTTATATTATAGCAATGCTTGGAATTCTTGAGCAGCCTCCTTTTAATATTCCGGATGCGGAACAGGAAATTGTTTACGGATTTTATACTGAATATTCCGGAACAAATTATATTTTGCTTAAATTTGCGGGATTTACCGAAATACTTGTTGTAAGTGCCAGTGCGGTGGTGCTTTTTTTCGGCGGATACAGAGGATTGGGGTTTGAGAGTTTTTGGTGGCTGTTTATTAAAATAGTTTTAATTGCCATTATGGTTGTTGCAATAAGAGCGTCAAATCCAAGACTCAGGCTTGATCAGATGTTAAAATTTACCTGGAGCTGGCTCACGCCTATGGCTATACTCAATTTGGTTTGGGTTACATTTGCAAGAATTTATATATTAGGAGCTTAA